Genomic segment of Agrobacterium larrymoorei:
TCCACGCCTTTACCTAATATTAGATATTAATAATGCACCTTCCGATTGCTGAATGTGTTATGCATATGTGATCACGATAGGCAAATGGATTGAAATGATGCAGCAAGTTTCTTCTCTCATCACGGTGTTCATGGTCGTCTCCATTTTCAGCGCCCGCTTCGTCAGCGCAGAGGCGAATGAGGGCAACTGGATCATGGCGATTGGAACGTTCCTCATTGCCCCGCTTCTTTTCTTCTTCGTCTTCCACACGGTGCTTTATCTGGTGGTGAGGATGATGCGCGGCAGGGAAGGCGTTGCCTCTTACACCAACACCAAGATCAACTGCCTCTCTGCACTGGTGACGATACTGGCAACCATGGCCGCGGTTTGAGTTTCGATGCTCTATTCGTCCAGATATTTTGTCGGCCTGTCGAGAAAGCGGCGCAGGAACTGGATGTTTTCCAGCTCGTCGTAGAGCCGCTCCGAAATTCCGTCCTCGCTGAAGTGATAGATCGTCGCTTCGGGTATTGCCAGAAGCACGGGAGAATGTGTGGCGATGATGAGTTGAGCGCCGTTATCGGCTGTCTCGCGAATGATGGTGGCGAGCGTCAGTTGCTTGAGCGGCGAGAGCGGGCTTTCCGGTTCATCGAGAAAATAAAGCCCTGCGCCATGCAGCCGCTGCTCCAGAATATCCAGAAATCCTTCGCCGTGGGAGCGCTGGTCGATGGCATTGCTGCCGACGATATTGCGGAAAGTATCGGGCGTTTCCTCGGGAAAAGCTGTGCCTTTCTCCAACGCCTTTTCTCGATAATACCGGAAATCATCGAGCTTTTCGTCGTTCAGGCGGCGCACATATCCCAGCACATCTTCGGAGCGCATGAACATGCGCACCTTGGGATATTTCTTTCTGGCGAAGTAAAGCGCACCCGCCAGCTTTTCTGCATGTTGAAGATAGATGTCTCCGGCAACCTGACCATGTGTCCCGATAGAATAGGCCTTCATGCCAGCCGCAATCGCCTCCAGCAAAGTGGATTTGCCGGAGCCATTGTCCCCGGCAAAGAAAGTGATCGGCGTCTTCAACTCGATGCGTTCCAGACCTCTGAGAGCCGGGACGGAGAAGGGGTAATCCGTGCCGTTATCGAAAGCGCCTTTTGCGGTGATGCTGTCGAGATAGAGCATTCGGCTTCCTGTTTCTTCCAGTCTATTCAAGAATTTCTCTTGGTCAGCAAAAAGGGTGATTTCGAGAACCGGAGCGGAGCGTACTCAACGTATGTGAGCACCGGAAGCGCAGAAATTACCATTTGCAGCCGACCAGCGGCAATTATTGGACAGACTGGTCGCCCTCACTCGAACCGGTTGATGATGCTGATGCCGCTATCCTTGAAACTATCCATGGCGGGCAGGGCGGTCACGGCGTCGGAAAGCGAGATGTGCTTGCCGATCAGCTTTTCCGGCATCAGCTTGCCGTTCCTGATCATAGCCAGCATATCGTCATAGCGCCATGCCTGCATGCCGTGGCTGCCGTAAATCTCCAACTCATGCGCGATCACGCGCGCCATGGGAATTTGCGGCATGGAGTGATCCGCCAGCATCAAGCCCACCTGCACATGGCGGCCACGGCGGCGCAGATTGCTGATGGAATTGCAGCAGGTCTGGGGATGGCCGAGCGCATCGACGGAGACATGCGCGCCACCGCCGGTCGCATCGCGCACGGCCTCTGTGACGTCAGCAACCTCGCGGCTGTTGATGGTAACGGTCGCGCCGAGCTGTTTTGCCAGGGCCAGCTTGTCTTCGGCAATATCGATGGCGACGACCTGCGCGCCGAGCCCAGCGCCAATCATGATCGCGGACAGGCCAACGCCGCCGCAGCCATGCACGGCCAGCCACTCGCCACCCTTCAGGCGGCCCTGATCGACAACGGCGCGGAAAGAGGTCGCAAAGCGGCAGCCAAGGCTGGCGGCAGTGTCGTAAGCCATCTCATTTGGCATCTGGACGAGGTTCTGGTCGGCGTAGTCGATAGCAACATATTCCGCAAACGAGCCCCAATGGGTAAAGCCCGGCTGGAACTGGGTTTCGCAGACTTGTTGGTTGCCGGAGCGGCATTCCTGGCAGTGGCCGCAGCCGGAAACGAAGGGAACGGTGACGCGGTCGCCGACCTTGAAGCGCATGACGTTTTTGCCGACGGCAGAGATGACGCCCGCGAACTCATGCCCCGGCACATGCGGAAGCGCGATATCGCTGTCGTGGCCCATCCAGCCGTGCCAGTCGCTGCGGCACAGACCGGTCGCCTTCACCTCGATAACCACGCCGCCCGGAGTCGGTTCCGGGTCGGGCAGCGTTGCGATTTTCGGGGCTTCGCCAAAGCGTTCGTAGAATAAAGCGCGCATTGTGTTCTCCTGAGATTGGCACCGAGTAGCGCTTTTCGCCAAGGAGAAACAGTGCGCTACTCTGCTACAATCATCAAATCTTCTGATGCGAAGTTGAGCGTGATCCGCTCGCCGATGGCAGGCGGGGCGGTGCCGGGGTCGTTGAACATGTCGAAGGACAGCACGGTGCCGCCGACATCCAGACGCGTGCGGATGACGGACCCGAGGAAGTGGCTGGAGGTGACGATGCCGGAAATGGCGACATCGCCCTTGGCGCTCGGGTTCAGCGAACCGGCTTCCGGGCGCAACGCCACGGTCACCTTGTCGCCATTGGCTTTTTCGAGCGGCTTTTTCAGCGAAATCTGCTGATCTCCCACCAGAACCGTGCTGGTCGCCACGTCTGTTACGGTGGCGTCGATGAGGTTCAGCGTGCCGACGAAGGAGGCGACGAAGCGCGTGGCCGGGTTGTTGTAGATTTCAAATGGCGAGCCGATCTGGTCCGCAACGCCCGCATTCATCACCACGATGCGGTCGGAGATGGACAGCGCTTCTTCCTGATCATGCGTTACGAAGATGGTGGTGATGCCGAGCTTGCGCTGGATGTGACGGATTTCCTCGCGCAGCGACACGCGGATTTTTGCATCCAGCGCCGAAAGCGGTTCGTCCAGAAGCAGCACTTCCGGCTTCGGTGCCAGTGCACGCGCCAGCGCCACGCGCTGCTGCTGACCGCCCGACATCTGGTAGGGATAGCGATCCGCCAGATGCTCCAGATGGATCAGCGCCAGCATTTCCTGCACACGCGCCTCGATTTCCGCCTTGGGCTTGCCCGCAACCTTGAGGCCGAAGGCGACGTTTTCGCGCACATTCATATTGGGGAACAGCGCATAGGCCTGAAAAACCATGCCGATATTGCGCTGGTTCGGCTTCAGCGTCGTCTGGTCCTTGCCGTTGATGACGATTGCGCCGTCGCTTGGCGTCTCGAAACCGGCGATCATGCGCAGAACGGTGGTCTTGCCGCAGCCGGATGGGCCGAGGAAGGATACGAATTCACCCTTTTCGATTGCCATGTTGAAGTCATGCACGACCTGAACCTGACCGAAGGATTTCTTGATATGCGTAAGTGTCAGAAAGCTCATGAATGATCCTTCAGGCCTTGGGGGCCTGTCCCTTCTGGTAGCGGGAGACGAGTTGGATGAGCCCCAGGCAACCCCATGTGATGCCGAAGGAGATGACGGCCAGTGCTGCGGGCTCATAAGCGCGGTTCGCGCCGAGCAGCTGCATGTAAGGGCCGAATGCGGGGCGGTTCAAAAGCGCCGCCATGGTGAATTCGCCGATGACGATGGCAAAGGTGAGGAACGCGCCCGACAGCACGGCCACCAGCACGTTTGGCAGGATGATGCGGGCAAGGATGGTGGTCCATCCGGCGCCCAGACTTTGTGCCGCTTCCGTCAATGTTCCGATGTCGATTGTGCGAAGACCGGTATCGACGGCGCGGTACATGTAGGGCAGAGCGAGCGTGGTGTAGCCGAACATCAAAAGCAGGTTGGTGCCGGATGTGGAGCCCGTCAGCGGCAGCCAGCTGGACGTGTTGTAAAGGCGGATGTAGCCGAACACGATGACGATGGCCGGAATGACGAGCGGCAGCAGCGTGATGAATTCGATGACCGGGCGAAGAGCCGGAAGTTTCAGCCGCACCCAATAGGCCGTCGGCACCACCAGCACCACGCCGAAGATGATGGTAAACAGCGCCATCATCACCGAGAAGGTGAAGGTCTCCTGAAAGCGCGGGTCGCTCAGCACCACGGCATAGGCATCGAAGGAATAGACGCCGCGCCGCATTTTCAGCGAGAAGTTGGTCATGCCGATCAGCGGCAGGGCAAAATAGAGGATGCCGAAAAGGAGGGCGCCCCAAGCGAAAATACGCTTCATTTCAGCCACCTCTCACTGCGCGAGCGCATCCAGATATAGAGCGTGTTGGCGATGCAGGTTACCACGATCATGCCGAAGGCCAGCGCAAAGCCGAGGTTGGGATTGCCCAGCACATCGCCGCGGATCTGCGCGAAGAGCAGGATTGGGACGATGTTCAGCGAGGAGCCGGTGAGCGCAATAGCCGTTGCGACGGCACCGAAGGCGTTGGCGAACAATAGCGAGAACGTGCCGAGGATAGATGGCAGCAGAATGGGAAACGCCACCATGCGCCAGTATTGCACGCCGCTGGCCCCGAGGATTTCCGCAGCTTCGCGCCACTCGCGCTTCAGGCCATCCAGAGCGGGCGTGATAATGAGGATCATCAGTGGGATCTGGAAGAACAGATAGGTGAGCGTCAGTCCCCAGAAGGACAGGATGTTGAAGCCGAGCAGGCGCAGATCGATGCCGAGCTGGGTTTTCAGGAACACCGTGACGAGGCCGACCGGGCCGAGCGTTGCGATGAAGGCGAAGGCTAGAGGAACGCCAGCGAACTGCGATGCAACGCCGGAGAAGGTCAAAAGCGGTGCACGGATTTTCTGCGGCAGCCCGCCCAGCACCACTGCGGAGGCGACGCCGAAGCCGATCAGACAGCCGAAGAAGGCAGAAGCGACGCTGATCTTGATCGATATCCAATAGGCCGCGAGGATGGAGGGCGTGAAAAGCCCGATGATATTTTCAAATGTAAAGCTGCCGTCCGCGTTCTGAAACGCGCCGATGACAATCTTCATCGTCGGCATAATCAAAAAGAGAAGAACGAAAACTGCAAATGGCAGAATGCCAAGCCATTCGAGCTTCGGGCGAAAGCGCCGTTTAACCGGCAATGCTGTGCCAGTATTCGCTGATGACATGCTGTCCCCAATGCCGCGATCATCGCGGTCAATTTGTTTAACGCATTGTCCGGACGCAAAACCGCTAAACACTTTTGGCTCGGAAATGCTCTCCTATGCATAAATCAGCCGCCCCGGGC
This window contains:
- a CDS encoding ABC transporter permease, whose translation is MSSANTGTALPVKRRFRPKLEWLGILPFAVFVLLFLIMPTMKIVIGAFQNADGSFTFENIIGLFTPSILAAYWISIKISVASAFFGCLIGFGVASAVVLGGLPQKIRAPLLTFSGVASQFAGVPLAFAFIATLGPVGLVTVFLKTQLGIDLRLLGFNILSFWGLTLTYLFFQIPLMILIITPALDGLKREWREAAEILGASGVQYWRMVAFPILLPSILGTFSLLFANAFGAVATAIALTGSSLNIVPILLFAQIRGDVLGNPNLGFALAFGMIVVTCIANTLYIWMRSRSERWLK
- a CDS encoding ABC transporter ATP-binding protein → MSFLTLTHIKKSFGQVQVVHDFNMAIEKGEFVSFLGPSGCGKTTVLRMIAGFETPSDGAIVINGKDQTTLKPNQRNIGMVFQAYALFPNMNVRENVAFGLKVAGKPKAEIEARVQEMLALIHLEHLADRYPYQMSGGQQQRVALARALAPKPEVLLLDEPLSALDAKIRVSLREEIRHIQRKLGITTIFVTHDQEEALSISDRIVVMNAGVADQIGSPFEIYNNPATRFVASFVGTLNLIDATVTDVATSTVLVGDQQISLKKPLEKANGDKVTVALRPEAGSLNPSAKGDVAISGIVTSSHFLGSVIRTRLDVGGTVLSFDMFNDPGTAPPAIGERITLNFASEDLMIVAE
- a CDS encoding ABC transporter permease, with amino-acid sequence MKRIFAWGALLFGILYFALPLIGMTNFSLKMRRGVYSFDAYAVVLSDPRFQETFTFSVMMALFTIIFGVVLVVPTAYWVRLKLPALRPVIEFITLLPLVIPAIVIVFGYIRLYNTSSWLPLTGSTSGTNLLLMFGYTTLALPYMYRAVDTGLRTIDIGTLTEAAQSLGAGWTTILARIILPNVLVAVLSGAFLTFAIVIGEFTMAALLNRPAFGPYMQLLGANRAYEPAALAVISFGITWGCLGLIQLVSRYQKGQAPKA
- a CDS encoding zinc-dependent alcohol dehydrogenase family protein; amino-acid sequence: MRALFYERFGEAPKIATLPDPEPTPGGVVIEVKATGLCRSDWHGWMGHDSDIALPHVPGHEFAGVISAVGKNVMRFKVGDRVTVPFVSGCGHCQECRSGNQQVCETQFQPGFTHWGSFAEYVAIDYADQNLVQMPNEMAYDTAASLGCRFATSFRAVVDQGRLKGGEWLAVHGCGGVGLSAIMIGAGLGAQVVAIDIAEDKLALAKQLGATVTINSREVADVTEAVRDATGGGAHVSVDALGHPQTCCNSISNLRRRGRHVQVGLMLADHSMPQIPMARVIAHELEIYGSHGMQAWRYDDMLAMIRNGKLMPEKLIGKHISLSDAVTALPAMDSFKDSGISIINRFE
- a CDS encoding AAA family ATPase; amino-acid sequence: MLYLDSITAKGAFDNGTDYPFSVPALRGLERIELKTPITFFAGDNGSGKSTLLEAIAAGMKAYSIGTHGQVAGDIYLQHAEKLAGALYFARKKYPKVRMFMRSEDVLGYVRRLNDEKLDDFRYYREKALEKGTAFPEETPDTFRNIVGSNAIDQRSHGEGFLDILEQRLHGAGLYFLDEPESPLSPLKQLTLATIIRETADNGAQLIIATHSPVLLAIPEATIYHFSEDGISERLYDELENIQFLRRFLDRPTKYLDE